One genomic segment of Alphaproteobacteria bacterium HT1-32 includes these proteins:
- a CDS encoding ABC transporter permease subunit (The N-terminal region of this protein, as described by TIGR01726, is a three transmembrane segment that identifies a subfamily of ABC transporter permease subunits, which specificities that include histidine, arginine, glutamine, glutamate, L-cystine (sic), the opines (in Agrobacterium) octopine and nopaline, etc.), with product MTSHESMGWYVINPSTPQGAVNMKFLVGGLWITIGISIIAMVLSMAIGLVAALMNMSVNPGARMVARGYIELFRAIPLLVMLIWVYYGLPALLDIRLDPFAATVIALVLCESPFQAEIFRAGIQSIARGQHEAAEAVGLSYADKMWFIILPQALRRVLPPLANQFVYILKMSALASVIGLDELVRRANDINNNEYRPLEIYSFLVIEYLVLVLVVSWGVRRLEKKMGSDESGR from the coding sequence ATGACCAGTCATGAGTCGATGGGCTGGTATGTCATCAATCCGTCCACACCGCAGGGCGCGGTGAACATGAAGTTTCTGGTAGGCGGGTTGTGGATCACCATTGGCATTTCGATCATCGCCATGGTGCTGTCGATGGCGATCGGTCTGGTGGCTGCACTGATGAATATGTCCGTCAATCCCGGCGCACGGATGGTTGCCCGTGGTTATATCGAACTGTTCCGGGCCATACCGCTGCTGGTGATGCTGATCTGGGTCTATTACGGATTACCTGCCTTGCTGGATATCCGGCTGGACCCGTTTGCGGCGACCGTGATTGCGCTGGTGCTGTGTGAATCACCGTTTCAGGCTGAAATCTTCCGCGCCGGTATACAGTCAATTGCCCGCGGACAGCATGAGGCGGCCGAGGCTGTTGGTTTGTCTTATGCCGATAAAATGTGGTTCATCATACTGCCGCAGGCGCTGCGCCGGGTTTTGCCGCCACTGGCAAACCAGTTTGTCTATATTCTGAAGATGTCGGCGCTGGCTTCGGTTATCGGGCTGGATGAACTGGTTCGGCGAGCCAACGACATCAATAACAATGAATACCGCCCGCTGGAAATTTACAGCTTTCTGGTGATCGAGTATCTGGTGCTGGTACTGGTGGTTTCCTGGGGCGTGCGCCGGCTGGAGAAGAAGATGGGGTCAGATGAAAGTGGCCGATGA
- a CDS encoding phosphohydrolase: MKVADDFRAKPAELLDPDWTFVTTPALEFYSRQDWATLDAQREAYLKDQAAKQALDLLKASANAPTFGYQINNYQHCLQSATLCLQDGLDEESVVAALFHDVGFIVCNASHGCFAADLMSPYLPERQVWMLRHHAIFQQAHFGDFPDPSIDPDEREQWRGHPYFEWTAEFVRKYDQNTINPALPIAPIEVFEPIVERVFARAFRE; encoded by the coding sequence ATGAAAGTGGCCGATGATTTCAGGGCAAAACCAGCCGAGCTGCTGGACCCGGACTGGACGTTCGTTACAACGCCGGCGCTGGAATTCTATTCCCGTCAGGACTGGGCGACGCTGGATGCGCAGCGGGAAGCCTATCTGAAAGATCAGGCGGCGAAACAGGCGCTGGATCTTCTCAAAGCGTCGGCAAATGCACCGACCTTCGGTTATCAGATCAACAATTATCAGCATTGCCTGCAATCCGCGACACTCTGTCTGCAGGACGGGCTGGACGAGGAAAGTGTGGTGGCCGCCCTGTTTCACGATGTGGGCTTCATTGTCTGTAATGCATCGCATGGATGCTTTGCAGCGGATCTGATGTCACCCTATCTGCCGGAACGCCAGGTCTGGATGCTGCGTCATCACGCCATTTTTCAGCAGGCGCATTTCGGTGATTTTCCTGATCCCTCCATCGATCCGGATGAACGGGAGCAATGGCGCGGGCATCCGTATTTTGAATGGACCGCTGAATTTGTCAGGAAGTACGATCAGAACACGATCAACCCGGCACTTCCGATAGCCCCGATTGAGGTGTTCGAGCCGATTGTTGAAAGGGTGTTCGCCCGGGCGTTCCGGGAATAG
- a CDS encoding acyloxyacyl hydrolase, with product MSFLRNGILVALFTVISSSPLLAQQTQSGQQTPVQTAQQTSAPSGKEDPKFLNFSAGWFDMNRQKDQAAEFRLEYHHDERFWIFKPFAGAMATSDRATYLYGGVKIDVYVGNRWVITPSFAPGWYRRGGGHDLGYALEFRSQLDVAYRFDDRSRLGVSFGHMSNASLGDTNPGTESLMLNYTVPLGHFERLFR from the coding sequence ATGTCATTTTTAAGAAATGGTATTCTGGTTGCGTTGTTCACGGTGATCTCATCATCACCGTTACTTGCGCAGCAAACGCAATCCGGTCAGCAAACTCCGGTTCAGACCGCGCAGCAGACCAGCGCGCCTTCGGGCAAGGAAGATCCGAAATTCCTCAACTTTTCTGCCGGCTGGTTCGACATGAACCGCCAGAAGGATCAGGCTGCCGAGTTCCGGCTGGAATATCACCACGACGAACGATTCTGGATTTTCAAACCCTTTGCCGGTGCCATGGCCACATCTGACCGGGCAACCTATCTCTATGGCGGGGTGAAAATTGACGTCTATGTCGGCAATCGCTGGGTCATTACGCCCTCATTCGCACCGGGCTGGTACCGGCGCGGTGGCGGTCACGACCTTGGCTATGCCCTGGAATTCAGGTCACAGCTTGATGTCGCCTACCGGTTCGACGACCGGTCCCGTCTCGGCGTCTCTTTCGGGCATATGTCGAATGCCAGTCTGGGTGATACCAACCCGGGAACCGAAAGCCTGATGCTGAATTACACGGTGCCGCTGGGCCATTTCGAACGACTGTTCCGGTAA
- the pip gene encoding prolyl aminopeptidase — translation MTPQRTTLYPEISPYRQDMLDVGDGHQIYWEACGNRNGVPVIFLHGGPGAGSAAVHRRFFDPAYYHIIIFDQRGSGRSRPHGSTDANTTWHLVADIEKLRAHLNLESALMFGGSWGSTLALAYGQTHPDRCQGFVLRGVFTGRQRELDWFIHGMGRVFPEARKAFLEFLPPEERNDPAQAYYRRLIDPDPTIHMPAASSWSSYESRCSSLMPSRDSGSAGGSGALSLGRMEAHYFVNRMFLKENQLLDNVDLIQHLPAIIVQGRYDIVCPTETAHELAARWPIAELNIVPDAGHSAMESGTRTALVAATERFKYIIG, via the coding sequence ATGACCCCGCAACGAACGACACTCTACCCCGAAATTTCTCCCTACCGGCAGGATATGCTGGATGTCGGTGACGGTCACCAGATCTACTGGGAGGCCTGTGGCAACCGAAACGGTGTGCCGGTCATCTTTCTGCATGGCGGACCGGGAGCCGGCTCTGCCGCTGTTCACCGGCGGTTCTTTGACCCGGCTTATTACCATATCATCATCTTTGATCAGCGTGGCTCCGGACGGTCACGCCCGCATGGCAGCACCGACGCAAACACCACCTGGCATCTGGTTGCCGATATCGAAAAACTGCGGGCTCATCTGAATCTGGAAAGCGCCCTGATGTTTGGCGGCTCCTGGGGATCGACGCTCGCCCTGGCTTATGGTCAGACCCATCCCGACCGTTGTCAGGGCTTCGTTCTTCGGGGTGTCTTCACAGGCCGTCAGCGGGAACTGGACTGGTTCATCCATGGTATGGGGCGCGTCTTCCCGGAAGCCCGGAAAGCCTTTCTGGAGTTCCTGCCACCGGAAGAACGCAATGACCCGGCACAGGCCTATTACCGCAGGTTGATCGATCCGGACCCGACAATACACATGCCGGCCGCCAGTTCCTGGAGCAGCTACGAATCACGCTGTTCATCCCTGATGCCATCCCGCGACAGCGGCAGCGCAGGTGGCAGCGGCGCATTGTCGCTCGGACGGATGGAAGCCCATTATTTCGTCAACCGGATGTTCCTGAAGGAAAACCAGCTGCTTGATAATGTTGACCTTATCCAGCATCTCCCGGCGATCATCGTTCAGGGGCGCTACGATATCGTCTGCCCGACCGAGACCGCGCATGAACTGGCGGCCCGCTGGCCAATTGCAGAACTGAACATTGTCCCGGACGCCGGTCATTCAGCAATGGAAAGCGGCACACGAACAGCACTTGTCGCCGCAACCGAACGATTCAAATACATCATCGGCTGA
- a CDS encoding thermonuclease family protein yields the protein MVRILFCLIIIPWMVAQAQAAPCDLVDGHPGKVVTVVDGDTLELEDGRIVRLVALQAPKLPLGRPGFKAWPLGEESRELLGEMTRGRTLRLAYGGSRTDRYDRDLAHLFDMDGRWIQLEMIRAGMARFYSFSDNRACAAELLTAEREARSGRRGIWRHPFYYIRRHDDLRNDIGSFQIVEGRVLQTADVRGRVYLNFGEDYRTDFTISLSPRVATLFRKSSIDPLAYQGREVRVRGWIKKRNGALIEVSHPEQIELIDQEPASSQ from the coding sequence ATGGTTCGAATTTTGTTCTGCCTAATAATCATTCCATGGATGGTGGCGCAAGCACAGGCCGCCCCATGCGACCTTGTCGACGGCCATCCGGGGAAGGTTGTGACGGTCGTTGATGGCGATACGCTGGAACTGGAAGATGGCCGTATTGTGCGGCTGGTCGCCCTGCAGGCACCGAAATTGCCGCTCGGCCGGCCGGGTTTCAAGGCCTGGCCGCTGGGGGAAGAAAGCCGGGAATTGCTTGGTGAGATGACGCGGGGCCGTACTCTGCGGCTGGCTTATGGCGGTTCGCGGACGGATCGTTATGACCGTGATCTGGCGCATTTGTTTGATATGGACGGGCGCTGGATACAGCTTGAGATGATCCGCGCCGGCATGGCCCGGTTCTACAGCTTTTCGGATAACCGGGCCTGTGCAGCAGAATTGCTGACCGCAGAGCGTGAGGCCCGGTCAGGGCGGCGCGGTATCTGGCGACATCCCTTTTATTATATTCGCCGGCATGATGATCTGCGAAACGATATCGGCAGTTTCCAGATCGTTGAGGGCAGGGTGTTGCAGACGGCGGATGTCCGGGGGCGGGTCTATCTGAATTTTGGTGAAGACTACCGTACCGACTTCACGATATCCCTGTCCCCCCGGGTGGCGACCCTGTTCAGGAAGTCCTCCATTGATCCGCTTGCCTATCAGGGGCGGGAGGTCCGGGTGCGCGGGTGGATCAAAAAGCGGAATGGGGCGTTGATAGAGGTATCCCATCCGGAGCAAATTGAACTGATCGATCAGGAGCCAGCGAGTTCGCAATGA
- a CDS encoding M48 family metalloprotease, with translation MCVAGAAVPLASCSVNPATGRSSFTGLMSPAEERRVGAEQHPQIIAEFGGEYGSPELRAYVTSIGNQLASRTEVAGQLNYTFTILNSDVVNAFALPGGYVYITRGLMALADDEAQLAGVIGHEIGHVVARHSAERYSKSVVANLGAALLGVALGGGAAELGAGIAGLAIQSYSRDQEFEADILGIRYATRAGYTADGMPGFLEKLEQDSALQAKIAGKSDSSANDANIMSTHPRTADRVAKAIEAAKVVRVANPRIGRSEYLNQVDGILYGDDPAQGVIRNRKFLHPGLAFTFEAPPGFTLINGAQSVNAVGPRGAQIVFDIHPGKAPNVSPSDYIQRVWAEKIQVQAVQAITVSGMRAATGVIRQQTSNGAADIRLLAIFGSDGYIFRFLFVSPVSATAQMEEGFRRTTYSFRRLTGPEAREVKPLLLRVITAQANDSFSRLASTMPFEKFREERFATLNGISGNTPIQRGERLKIVSY, from the coding sequence ATGTGTGTTGCCGGGGCTGCGGTGCCACTGGCTTCCTGCTCGGTTAATCCGGCGACAGGGCGGTCTTCCTTTACGGGTCTGATGTCACCGGCAGAGGAACGACGTGTCGGTGCAGAACAGCATCCGCAGATCATCGCCGAGTTTGGCGGAGAATACGGGTCGCCGGAATTGCGGGCCTATGTAACATCAATCGGCAACCAGCTTGCGTCCCGCACGGAAGTTGCGGGGCAGCTGAATTACACTTTTACGATTCTGAATTCAGATGTCGTCAACGCCTTCGCCCTGCCGGGAGGGTATGTCTATATCACCCGCGGTCTGATGGCGCTGGCGGATGATGAGGCGCAACTGGCGGGCGTGATTGGCCATGAGATCGGTCATGTGGTGGCCCGGCATTCGGCGGAGCGTTACAGCAAGTCCGTGGTTGCCAATTTGGGGGCGGCCCTGCTGGGTGTCGCGCTGGGTGGCGGTGCCGCAGAGCTGGGGGCCGGAATCGCAGGGCTCGCGATTCAGAGCTACTCGCGGGATCAGGAGTTCGAGGCTGATATTCTGGGTATCCGTTATGCAACACGGGCCGGATATACGGCAGACGGCATGCCGGGCTTTCTGGAGAAGCTGGAGCAGGACTCCGCGCTTCAGGCCAAGATTGCCGGCAAGTCAGACAGCAGCGCGAATGATGCCAATATCATGTCGACCCATCCGCGAACGGCGGACCGTGTTGCCAAGGCAATCGAGGCGGCGAAGGTGGTGCGTGTCGCCAATCCCCGGATCGGACGGTCTGAATATCTGAACCAGGTTGATGGCATTCTGTATGGTGATGACCCGGCACAGGGGGTGATCCGCAACCGCAAGTTCCTCCATCCGGGACTGGCTTTTACCTTTGAGGCGCCTCCCGGCTTTACCCTGATCAACGGCGCGCAGTCGGTGAATGCGGTCGGCCCGCGCGGGGCCCAGATTGTCTTCGATATTCATCCGGGAAAGGCACCGAATGTCAGTCCCAGTGATTATATTCAGCGTGTCTGGGCAGAGAAAATCCAGGTGCAGGCTGTTCAGGCGATAACCGTCAGCGGCATGCGGGCGGCAACCGGGGTGATTCGCCAGCAAACCAGCAATGGTGCGGCCGACATTCGTCTGCTCGCGATTTTCGGGTCGGACGGCTATATCTTCCGCTTTTTGTTCGTGTCGCCGGTTTCGGCAACGGCGCAGATGGAAGAAGGCTTTCGCCGGACCACTTACAGCTTCCGCCGTCTGACAGGCCCCGAAGCCCGTGAGGTCAAACCGCTGTTGCTGCGGGTTATTACGGCACAGGCGAATGACAGTTTCTCAAGGCTGGCCTCGACAATGCCTTTTGAGAAATTCCGTGAGGAACGATTTGCAACACTGAATGGCATTTCCGGGAATACGCCGATACAACGGGGAGAACGTCTCAAAATTGTGAGTTACTGA
- a CDS encoding CoA transferase has product MNRPSISDLAAKIWRDAGGDADDLSRLSFSSEEPVLPSPFRVDAAAGASIGVAGLAAAALHRTRTGEDQQVSVDLRHAAAAFRGEYHIHVDDGPAPDKWKSVSGYYQARDGRWMQLHCNFPHFRDGILGILGAREDREDVARQVAKRDGPELEQALIDAGMAAAMMRSPEEWERHPQAEALRDEPLFTIERIGDAPPEAPVKKGGPLAGIRVLDLSRVIAGPVCGRTLAGFGADVFRISSPDLPFVEDSVVATGFGKYAAHIDLRTDAGEVAMANMIHNADVFAQGYRPGSLAARGWSAERLAEQRPGIVYVELCAFGWVGPWAGRRGYDSIIQTTTGIAWEGGKAYGVDGPKPMPCQTLDHATGYLAAFGAMTALRRRAEEGGSWRVRVSLAQTRNWLWRMGRNDIIDRPIPDEADVGDYSDRMESPFGRLKFIAPAMKLSATPAVWPRPPVPLGTHPAIWPS; this is encoded by the coding sequence ATGAATCGACCATCGATCTCCGACCTTGCGGCAAAAATCTGGCGTGATGCGGGAGGAGATGCGGATGATCTGTCGCGCCTCAGCTTCAGCAGTGAAGAACCGGTTCTGCCATCACCGTTCCGGGTTGATGCAGCCGCAGGGGCCTCGATCGGTGTGGCCGGGCTGGCGGCGGCTGCCCTGCACAGAACCCGCACGGGTGAGGATCAGCAGGTCAGTGTTGACCTGCGCCATGCGGCAGCAGCCTTCCGGGGTGAATATCATATCCATGTTGATGACGGTCCGGCGCCGGATAAGTGGAAGTCTGTTTCCGGCTACTATCAGGCCCGTGATGGCCGGTGGATGCAGCTTCACTGCAACTTCCCGCATTTTCGTGATGGTATCCTGGGTATTCTCGGGGCCCGTGAGGATCGGGAGGATGTCGCCCGGCAGGTTGCGAAGCGGGATGGGCCTGAACTGGAACAGGCCCTGATCGATGCCGGTATGGCAGCGGCGATGATGCGAAGCCCGGAGGAATGGGAACGCCATCCGCAGGCAGAGGCGCTGCGCGATGAACCGCTTTTCACCATTGAGCGGATCGGCGATGCGCCGCCGGAAGCCCCGGTAAAGAAAGGCGGGCCGCTTGCCGGTATCCGTGTGCTTGATCTGTCCCGCGTTATCGCCGGGCCGGTTTGCGGGCGCACCCTGGCGGGCTTCGGCGCTGACGTGTTCCGTATCTCAAGCCCGGACCTGCCCTTTGTCGAAGACAGTGTCGTTGCGACGGGTTTCGGGAAGTATGCCGCTCATATCGACCTGCGGACGGATGCTGGCGAGGTGGCGATGGCCAACATGATCCATAATGCGGATGTCTTTGCGCAGGGCTATCGTCCGGGCAGCCTTGCCGCCCGTGGCTGGTCGGCGGAACGGCTGGCGGAACAGCGTCCGGGTATTGTCTATGTCGAACTTTGTGCCTTCGGCTGGGTTGGTCCCTGGGCCGGGCGTCGCGGCTATGACAGCATCATTCAGACAACCACAGGAATCGCCTGGGAAGGCGGCAAGGCCTATGGTGTGGACGGCCCGAAACCGATGCCCTGCCAGACGCTTGATCACGCGACAGGATATCTGGCGGCTTTCGGTGCGATGACGGCTCTGCGACGCCGGGCTGAAGAAGGCGGAAGCTGGCGTGTCCGTGTTTCACTGGCACAGACCCGCAACTGGTTGTGGCGTATGGGTCGCAATGACATCATTGATCGCCCGATACCGGATGAAGCTGATGTGGGTGATTATTCGGACCGGATGGAAAGCCCGTTTGGCCGGCTGAAATTTATCGCCCCGGCCATGAAACTGTCAGCAACCCCGGCGGTCTGGCCCCGTCCGCCCGTACCGCTGGGTACGCATCCGGCCATCTGGCCATCATGA
- a CDS encoding FAD-dependent oxidoreductase has protein sequence MMSRMIQEPAREIPVIAEAEVVVLGGGPAGIAAAAAAARTGARTLLLERYGFLGGMGTAAMVTNFCGLHADIDGEITQIIHGVVDDLQDRLRKLDALAEPHIVQGPDGLRTAAQVYDTAALKAAADDLLLSSNVEIRFHTVAVGAVMDERRIDAVVIETKSGRQAVRGQVFIDCSGDADLAAWSGAPFEIGSDDGFIAYPTLMFRLAAVDDERAKTEGKPALNRLMEEAARSGDYDLPRKAGIMGVQHHSGEWRANLTQISRNGAPINGADADDLTFSEIEGRRQVTEYLRFLKDRVPGFENCYLLETAPQIGIRETRRIVGEFQLSGDDILGCRDFDDTIGANGWPLETHVLGGMKFVFLAGRGYHQIPFRCALPQKVDNLLVAGRCASTTPEGQASLRVSGPCFALGQAVGTAAALSVSEGVLPSALDIPRLQQQLTADGVWLG, from the coding sequence ATCATGAGCAGAATGATTCAGGAGCCGGCACGTGAAATACCGGTTATCGCGGAAGCCGAGGTCGTCGTACTGGGCGGCGGACCGGCGGGTATTGCCGCGGCGGCGGCTGCTGCCCGTACCGGTGCCCGGACCTTGTTGCTGGAACGCTATGGGTTTCTGGGAGGCATGGGTACGGCAGCGATGGTCACCAATTTCTGTGGCCTGCATGCTGATATTGACGGTGAGATCACACAGATCATTCACGGGGTGGTGGATGACCTTCAGGACCGTCTTCGCAAGCTGGATGCCCTGGCCGAACCACATATCGTTCAGGGCCCGGACGGGTTACGCACAGCCGCACAGGTTTATGATACGGCAGCCCTGAAGGCCGCCGCCGATGATCTGCTGCTGTCGTCGAATGTCGAGATCAGGTTTCATACGGTCGCGGTCGGTGCTGTCATGGATGAGCGGCGGATTGATGCGGTTGTGATTGAAACCAAGTCTGGACGGCAGGCGGTCCGTGGCCAGGTATTTATCGACTGTTCCGGTGATGCGGATCTTGCTGCATGGTCTGGCGCACCTTTTGAAATTGGCTCGGATGATGGCTTCATCGCCTATCCCACCCTGATGTTCCGTCTGGCCGCTGTCGATGATGAGCGGGCAAAGACAGAGGGAAAACCGGCTCTCAACCGGCTGATGGAAGAGGCAGCACGATCCGGAGACTACGACCTGCCCCGCAAGGCGGGTATCATGGGCGTGCAGCATCATTCAGGGGAATGGCGGGCAAACCTGACCCAGATCAGCCGTAATGGCGCGCCGATCAATGGTGCAGATGCGGATGACCTGACCTTTTCCGAAATTGAAGGCCGTCGTCAGGTGACCGAGTATCTTCGGTTTCTGAAAGACAGGGTGCCCGGTTTTGAAAACTGCTACCTGCTGGAAACCGCACCGCAGATCGGTATCCGGGAAACCCGGCGGATCGTCGGCGAGTTCCAGTTGTCCGGGGATGATATTCTTGGCTGTCGGGATTTCGATGACACCATCGGGGCGAATGGCTGGCCGCTGGAGACGCATGTTCTGGGAGGCATGAAGTTCGTGTTCCTCGCCGGTCGTGGCTATCACCAGATACCCTTCCGATGTGCCCTGCCACAGAAGGTCGATAACCTGCTGGTTGCCGGTCGATGCGCATCGACGACACCGGAAGGTCAGGCCTCGTTGCGGGTGTCCGGTCCGTGCTTCGCGCTGGGACAGGCGGTTGGTACTGCGGCCGCGCTATCCGTTTCTGAAGGCGTCCTGCCGTCAGCGCTGGATATTCCCCGCCTGCAACAGCAACTGACGGCAGACGGTGTCTGGCTGGGTTAG
- a CDS encoding 3-hydroxyanthranilate 3,4-dioxygenase: MASDGAPKLTPLNLKGWIDEHRDLLKPPVGNVQVWKDTEFIVMVIGGPNQRTDFHDDPIEEVFFQLEGDMVLRIVEDGKLKDIPIREGEMLMLPPHVPHSPQRPAGSIGMVIERVRPEGMLEAFEWYCESCGQRHHRREVQVRNIETDMPPVFDEYYDSEDLRRCGNCGHLNPGRPPKAAAG, translated from the coding sequence ATGGCAAGCGATGGCGCACCGAAACTGACGCCGCTGAACCTGAAAGGCTGGATCGACGAACACCGGGATCTGCTGAAACCACCCGTCGGTAATGTTCAGGTCTGGAAGGACACGGAGTTCATCGTCATGGTGATCGGTGGCCCGAACCAGCGCACAGACTTCCATGATGATCCGATTGAAGAAGTCTTCTTCCAGCTGGAAGGTGACATGGTTCTGCGCATCGTCGAAGACGGCAAGCTGAAGGATATCCCGATCCGGGAAGGCGAGATGCTGATGCTGCCCCCGCATGTCCCCCACTCACCACAGCGCCCTGCCGGCAGTATCGGCATGGTGATCGAACGGGTTCGTCCGGAAGGCATGCTTGAGGCCTTCGAGTGGTATTGCGAAAGCTGTGGCCAGCGCCATCACCGGCGGGAAGTTCAGGTGCGTAACATCGAAACCGACATGCCGCCGGTCTTTGATGAATATTACGACAGCGAGGATTTACGGCGCTGCGGTAATTGCGGCCATCTCAACCCCGGACGTCCGCCGAAAGCTGCCGCCGGCTAA
- a CDS encoding Hsp20 family protein — translation MPDRVRYKRYVAHCQEDAVTRLSLFNSPLLLGFDDLERVMDRVSKASSDGYPPYNIEKTSDHSLRITLAVAGFTMDDLAVTTEDNQLVVRGRQADDGADRMFLHRGIAARQFQRSFVLAEGIEVTAAFLESGLLHIDMERPVPDVRVRTIPITSGQKGDVGTHGEMIDIAPMRAIGKGSRDER, via the coding sequence ATGCCAGACCGGGTCCGGTACAAGCGGTACGTCGCTCATTGTCAGGAGGACGCCGTGACAAGACTTTCTTTGTTCAATAGCCCGCTATTGCTGGGCTTCGATGATCTCGAACGGGTCATGGACCGTGTTTCGAAAGCGTCTTCGGACGGATACCCCCCTTATAATATCGAGAAGACCAGTGACCATTCACTGAGGATCACACTGGCGGTAGCCGGTTTCACCATGGATGACCTGGCGGTTACCACAGAAGACAACCAGCTTGTCGTGCGGGGCCGGCAGGCGGATGACGGCGCAGACCGGATGTTCCTGCATCGCGGTATTGCAGCCCGACAGTTCCAGCGCAGTTTTGTGCTGGCTGAAGGAATCGAGGTGACAGCGGCATTCCTTGAAAGCGGTCTGCTGCATATCGATATGGAGCGCCCGGTTCCGGATGTCCGTGTGCGCACCATCCCGATCACGTCAGGTCAGAAGGGTGACGTCGGAACGCATGGTGAAATGATTGATATCGCGCCGATGAGGGCGATTGGGAAAGGAAGTCGTGATGAACGTTAA
- the ptsN gene encoding PTS IIA-like nitrogen regulatory protein PtsN, with the protein MNIADLLASDCVVSNLHASSKKQTLQELAKRAAQVTGLHERAIFDVLLERERLGTTGVGSGIAIPHGKLPELQRLYGVFARLDKPVDFDAIDDAPVDLIFLLLAPENAGADHLKALARVSRLLRDKVTCEKLRGADSADALFAILTEDATSQAA; encoded by the coding sequence ATGAATATCGCTGACTTGTTGGCTTCTGACTGTGTCGTGTCCAACCTTCATGCTTCCAGCAAGAAACAGACACTGCAGGAGCTTGCCAAACGTGCGGCCCAGGTAACCGGGCTGCACGAACGTGCAATTTTTGACGTACTGCTTGAACGTGAGCGGCTTGGCACCACAGGTGTCGGGAGCGGAATTGCTATTCCGCATGGCAAACTGCCGGAACTTCAGCGTCTGTATGGCGTCTTTGCGCGACTGGACAAACCGGTCGATTTCGACGCCATCGATGACGCACCGGTAGACCTGATTTTTTTGCTGCTGGCACCTGAAAATGCCGGTGCCGACCACCTGAAGGCGCTGGCACGGGTATCGCGCCTGCTGCGAGACAAGGTCACCTGCGAAAAACTGCGCGGCGCCGACAGCGCCGACGCATTGTTTGCCATTCTTACCGAAGATGCGACCAGTCAGGCTGCGTAA
- the raiA gene encoding ribosome-associated translation inhibitor RaiA, with amino-acid sequence MQISIRGRHIDLGDAFREHAEGRLGELISKYFEKAIEASVTVDKDSSDIEVGISVHVHRGMLIQGTGEAADVYVAFDQAADRIAKQLRRYKRRLTKHPRSDEPVEAQQYVLAPESSDKEELEEAAWEPMVVAEMATDIVTCTVSGAVMRMDLADQPALMFRNSAHGGLNMVYRRPDGNIGWLDPRGSRATK; translated from the coding sequence ATGCAGATTTCTATCAGAGGACGACATATCGACCTCGGCGACGCCTTCCGTGAACATGCTGAAGGACGTCTCGGAGAGTTGATCTCGAAGTACTTCGAAAAAGCCATCGAAGCATCGGTGACCGTGGATAAGGATTCATCCGATATCGAGGTTGGCATTTCAGTACATGTGCATCGCGGCATGCTGATTCAGGGAACCGGCGAAGCGGCTGACGTTTATGTCGCCTTCGATCAGGCGGCTGACCGGATTGCGAAGCAGCTTCGGCGTTACAAACGTCGTCTCACGAAACATCCTCGCAGCGACGAACCTGTCGAAGCGCAGCAGTATGTGCTGGCTCCTGAAAGTTCAGACAAAGAAGAACTGGAGGAAGCCGCCTGGGAGCCGATGGTCGTTGCAGAGATGGCAACCGACATCGTCACCTGCACTGTCAGTGGCGCTGTCATGCGGATGGATCTGGCAGATCAGCCCGCGCTGATGTTCCGGAATTCTGCTCATGGCGGTCTGAACATGGTTTATCGACGTCCTGATGGAAACATCGGCTGGCTCGATCCGCGCGGTTCACGCGCAACCAAATAA